The sequence below is a genomic window from Macadamia integrifolia cultivar HAES 741 chromosome 1, SCU_Mint_v3, whole genome shotgun sequence.
aaaaaaatagtataatttttgtactcttttcttttattttcttgactaATCAAACACAGCCTTTATTCAGAAAGGTCGAGTGTTGGTGCTGAGGGCCCCAAAACCCGGTTCGGCTTGTGGGTTTGAACTGGGGAGGGGTTCACTATGAAGCATGGGAAATGTTTGATGCACTCAGGGAAAAACAATTTGGATCTGCAAATTTCCGGTCAGAACAACCCAGAACCAGAGCTGCCTCAAATTTTTGGTTTGGTATCTGGTTCGATTCTGAAACCCATTTCCTCATCTTCCCTGTTTGGTTTCTCTGATGGTTACGTggattgaagaaaggaaagcgaaattttttaattttagtttacgTAGAGGTTGCTTTCAGAGCTGTTCAGTAATTCAATTATTGAGACGAGAATATGGATGGTGttaatatttgattattaatttggaCTTGCGTATCATAAAATAATTGCAAATACTAAGCTGAAAAAACCATTTAATCCCCTCCAAGTCTCCTACACACTCCTCATCACCCACTTCTCTTTCTACTCTGTTTCCCcccttccttctcctcctcttcttgaaCCAGTCATCATCAAATGGCTAGAATTTTCACTCAAATTCTCCTTCTAGTCACTACCATAATCATGAAATTTCCATCAAAGGCAATGTCTCAAGCAGAATGCCCATACCCATGTCTCCCACCACCCACTTCAGTTCAGAATTGCCCGCCGCCCCCGTCGCCATCGCCACCGCAGCAGTCAACTCCGTCACCACCTTCTGGGTATTACTATCCACCACCACCTTCTGGGTATTACTATACACCACCTCCACCTTCTTCAGGATCTGTGTATTACTACCCTCCACCAACTAATTATCCTTATTACTCTCCTCCTTCCTATGTGAGCTACGGTTCACCTCCTCCTCCTGACCCAATCTTGCCTTACTTTCCGTTTTACTTCAAAAgccccccaccaccaccaaatCTTTCATCGGCACCATCTCTTAAGGGATACCCAAGATTGGTTCTGCAACTAATTTTGTTGGGTTTGTTtgctttttttaatttatcatAGCTTGGATGTATTTCATTATTTATATGAAGGAAGGGGATTTGGAGATTAGAAGCTACaggagaaaggaaagaagaaattaatggCGGCGATTGTAATCCCAGTTCCCAATGGATTTCTTACTGTGTCTATTTCTCTATTGATTAGAAATTTGTAACCTTTTGCATTCATCATTCATCCACTTTAATAGCTCTGTATCAAATTACCTGAAACTTAACTTcgcttaatctctctctctctctctctctctctctctttgtggaCATTTTTGGTGTGGGCATCTTCTCGAACAGTTCATCTGCAtagaatttaaaattgaaacagGTCAAACACAGAGGGAACGAGCAAAAGCCACAGCTATCACATGCCCTTTATCTACCTCATCTCCAATCTTTTGATTCCCTTTTCAGCCCCCTTTCATGTGGAAAGTTTTCTATGGTGGGTGTGGGGTTGACCTGAACctaaggttttaaaaattgggacTGAGTCGAATCGACTCGGCTTGGCTGGATCAGCGATTCAGATCTGAATCGGTTGGATGAGCGTGAGAATAGTGCATGTATAGTCGATTTCAATGTGAATCGATCGATCCAATTCGAATGGACTCAGACAATTGTTGTTTGAAGCCTGACTccgatctgattctgattctgattctaaggctttaaaacgctttgtaccatgttaaggaggctagaagtTCTTAACTAGCCTAGTAATCCCTCCCTAGGAGATGTGAGAATAAAGTTTATACCCTCATTGATCTCCCAAATGGATCTCATTGAAAATGAATTTATAGCTCAATGAGCACTGCCAACTATAGGTTTGATGTAAGACGTTGAAAGTCATGCGTTTGAACCTTCGTCCATCCCACCTTATAACCCTGGCGATGCTCCTCATGGTCTATAAGACCCAGATggtgtcccaaaaaaaaaataaaaaaatataataataa
It includes:
- the LOC122084393 gene encoding extensin-2; translated protein: MARIFTQILLLVTTIIMKFPSKAMSQAECPYPCLPPPTSVQNCPPPPSPSPPQQSTPSPPSGYYYPPPPSGYYYTPPPPSSGSVYYYPPPTNYPYYSPPSYVSYGSPPPPDPILPYFPFYFKSPPPPPNLSSAPSLKGYPRLVLQLILLGLFAFFNLS